CCACGCGCTGCTGAGCCTGCTCGGCGATGACGCCCGCTTCGAACTGGTGCATGCGGTGGTGGCGCCGGGGTCGATCCACGATGGCCAGCCGGTATCTCCCGCTGCGGCGGGTTCCCTGCGGTATGCGCACGACTGGACGCTGGCGCCGCCGATCGACGTCATCGTCGACTTCAGCAGCCCGGCCGCTCTGGCGCTGGCGCTCGATCATTGCCTGGCGCACGGCACGGCCCTGGTCAGCGGCACCACCGGTATGGACGCCACACTGGAGGCGCGACTGGCCGATGCCGGTCAGCGCATCGCGATCCTGCGCGCCGCCAACTTCAGCCTGGGCGTGGCGGTGCTGGCGCGCCTGCTGCGCGAGGCGGCGGCAGCGCTGCCGGACTGGGATCTGGAAATCGTCGAGGCGCATCACGGCCGCAAGCAGGACGCGCCGTCCGGTACCGCGCTGGCGCTTGGCCAGGCGGCGGCGGCGGCACGCGACACCACGCTGGAAGCAGCAGCGGTCTACGGCCGCGAAGGCCGCACCGGCGAACGGATCGAAGGCAGCATCGGCTTTGCCGTGGTACGCGGTGGCGACATCGTGGGCGAGCACACCGCCATGCTGATCGGACAGGGCGAACGGGTGGAACTCGCACATCGCGCCACCGACCGCTCGATCTTTGCGCGTGGCGCCCTGCACGCGGCGCATTGGCTGGCGGGTCGTGCGCCGGGCCAGTGGCAGTTGGACGACGTGATCGCCACGCTGCGCTGATCCGCCTGCGCCAGGGCTGGCGCAATCATGGC
This window of the Rhodanobacter soli genome carries:
- the dapB gene encoding 4-hydroxy-tetrahydrodipicolinate reductase gives rise to the protein MTRPLRLALSGASGRMGHALLSLLGDDARFELVHAVVAPGSIHDGQPVSPAAAGSLRYAHDWTLAPPIDVIVDFSSPAALALALDHCLAHGTALVSGTTGMDATLEARLADAGQRIAILRAANFSLGVAVLARLLREAAAALPDWDLEIVEAHHGRKQDAPSGTALALGQAAAAARDTTLEAAAVYGREGRTGERIEGSIGFAVVRGGDIVGEHTAMLIGQGERVELAHRATDRSIFARGALHAAHWLAGRAPGQWQLDDVIATLR